One window from the genome of Actinoplanes teichomyceticus ATCC 31121 encodes:
- a CDS encoding ArsR/SmtB family transcription factor, whose translation MPAPIDARLPQALRGLAHPLRVRILAQLREQGASTATRLADRLDESSAATSYHLRRLAAYGFVEDEPGRGAGRERWWRAATRATAEAPADAEHHLRAIAAADFQRVQDFLSVAGGLPPEWYSGVAVSNVALRMTPAQATELLSRLGALLTGYPADDPDQPALPGSERVIFQWQAFPLPAPPRDDRPRGDLRIER comes from the coding sequence ATGCCCGCTCCCATCGACGCCCGTCTCCCGCAAGCGCTGCGCGGCCTCGCTCATCCGCTCCGCGTGCGCATCCTCGCCCAGCTGCGCGAGCAGGGCGCCTCGACCGCGACCCGCCTGGCGGACCGGCTCGACGAGTCGTCCGCGGCGACCAGCTACCACCTGCGCCGGCTGGCGGCGTACGGATTCGTCGAGGACGAGCCCGGCCGCGGCGCCGGCCGGGAGCGCTGGTGGCGTGCGGCGACCAGGGCCACCGCGGAAGCGCCCGCGGACGCCGAGCATCACCTGCGCGCCATCGCGGCCGCCGACTTCCAGCGGGTGCAGGACTTCCTCAGCGTGGCCGGCGGCCTGCCCCCGGAGTGGTACTCCGGGGTGGCGGTCAGCAACGTCGCGCTGCGGATGACCCCGGCGCAGGCCACCGAGCTGCTGTCCCGGCTCGGCGCGCTGCTCACCGGCTATCCGGCCGACGACCCGGACCAGCCGGCGCTGCCCGGCAGCGAGCGGGTGATCTTCCAGTGGCAGGCGTTCCCGCTCCCGGCCCCGCCCCGGGACGACCGGCCGCGCGGCGACCTGCGGATCGAGCGGTGA
- a CDS encoding alpha/beta fold hydrolase — METFDAPDGTRLALHRRGSGEPLICLPGGPMQASAYLDDLGGLSAHRLLLALDLRGTGDSQIPADPATYRCDRQVADVEALREHLRLDRFDVLGHSAGATLALLYAARHPERVRRLVLVNPSPRAVNLEISDLDRRRVAEERRGEPWFPEAFAALERVQTGQATPADGRALAPFIYGRWDAETQAYSAREAGQKNRVAAAAYNAEGGFDPDDVRTRLARLAAPVLLVTGEVDLQLPPKSAAEYVGLFPQAELATVPGGGHFAWLDDAEWFVQKVVGFLRRP; from the coding sequence GTGGAAACCTTCGACGCTCCCGACGGCACCCGGCTCGCGCTGCACCGCCGCGGCTCCGGCGAGCCGCTGATCTGCCTGCCGGGCGGCCCGATGCAGGCCTCCGCCTACCTCGACGACCTGGGCGGGCTGTCCGCGCACCGGCTGCTGCTGGCCCTGGACCTGCGCGGCACCGGGGACTCACAGATCCCGGCCGACCCGGCGACCTACCGCTGCGACCGGCAGGTCGCCGATGTGGAGGCGCTGCGCGAGCACCTGCGGCTGGACCGCTTCGACGTGCTCGGCCACTCCGCCGGGGCCACCCTGGCGCTGCTCTACGCGGCCCGGCACCCGGAGCGGGTGCGCCGGCTGGTGCTGGTCAACCCCAGCCCGCGCGCGGTCAACCTGGAGATCAGCGACCTGGACCGGCGCCGGGTCGCCGAGGAACGCCGTGGCGAGCCGTGGTTCCCGGAGGCGTTCGCCGCGCTGGAACGGGTGCAGACCGGCCAGGCCACGCCGGCCGACGGGCGGGCCCTCGCGCCGTTCATCTACGGGCGCTGGGATGCCGAGACGCAGGCGTACTCGGCCCGCGAGGCCGGCCAGAAGAACCGGGTGGCGGCCGCGGCCTACAACGCCGAGGGCGGATTCGACCCCGACGACGTACGAACCCGGCTGGCCCGGCTGGCCGCGCCGGTGCTCCTGGTCACCGGCGAGGTCGACCTGCAGCTGCCGCCGAAGAGCGCCGCCGAGTACGTCGGCCTGTTCCCGCAGGCCGAGCTGGCCACGGTGCCCGGTGGCGGGCACTTCGCGTGGCTGGACGACGCGGAATGGTTCGTGCAGAAGGTGGTCGGCTTCCTGCGCCGTCCGTGA
- a CDS encoding MFS transporter, which produces MRRGLAGLLAAEAVSLLGSRITFVALPWLVLTTTGSALLAGVAGFAEMLPYVLAGLLGGPIVDRVGPRPTAVAADTASVLAVSGIPLLAATEAISYHTLLGLIALAGALRGFGDTAKRALLPRVIADAGLTTERGTTLYDGISRVATLLGLPLAGLLVAAVGPTRVLLVDAATFAVGAVLVSVYVRSGSAGQNPAEDEEGGYAAALRCGFRYVRQDRLIIGIMSMLFATNLFDQAFATVFVPVWVREGPHGPAALGVLGSAFGAGAVAGNILWTIFGPRLPRRATFAVCFLIGGPAQLFALALTDRLWLVLAVAALAGTLMATINPILLASVYERIPVRVQGRVMSVLIAFSWAGIPLGGVLGGWAADELGLRTGALLAGIGYLTVTLAPFLFSTWHALDEHRVTAGKTLAVVK; this is translated from the coding sequence GTGAGGCGCGGGCTGGCCGGGCTGCTCGCGGCCGAGGCGGTCTCCCTGCTGGGCAGCCGGATCACCTTCGTGGCCCTCCCCTGGCTGGTGCTCACCACCACCGGCTCCGCGCTGCTGGCCGGGGTGGCCGGTTTCGCCGAGATGCTGCCGTACGTCCTGGCCGGTCTGCTCGGCGGGCCGATCGTGGACCGGGTCGGGCCGCGGCCGACCGCGGTGGCCGCCGACACCGCCAGCGTGCTCGCGGTGAGCGGCATCCCGCTGCTGGCCGCCACCGAGGCGATCTCGTACCACACCCTGCTCGGCCTGATCGCCCTGGCCGGGGCGTTGCGCGGGTTCGGCGACACGGCCAAGCGCGCGCTGCTGCCCCGGGTGATCGCCGACGCCGGGCTGACCACCGAGCGCGGCACCACCCTCTACGACGGGATCAGCCGGGTCGCCACGCTGCTCGGCCTGCCGCTGGCCGGGCTCCTGGTGGCCGCGGTCGGCCCGACCCGGGTGCTGCTGGTGGACGCGGCGACGTTCGCCGTGGGCGCGGTGCTGGTCTCGGTCTACGTGCGCTCCGGCTCCGCCGGCCAGAACCCCGCGGAGGACGAGGAGGGCGGGTACGCCGCGGCGCTGCGGTGCGGTTTCCGGTACGTACGCCAGGATCGCCTGATCATCGGCATCATGTCGATGCTGTTCGCGACGAACCTCTTCGACCAGGCGTTCGCAACCGTGTTCGTGCCGGTGTGGGTGCGCGAGGGCCCACACGGCCCGGCGGCGCTCGGGGTGCTCGGCAGCGCGTTCGGGGCGGGCGCGGTGGCCGGGAACATCCTGTGGACGATCTTCGGCCCGCGCCTGCCCCGGCGGGCCACGTTCGCGGTCTGCTTCCTGATCGGCGGCCCGGCACAGCTCTTCGCGCTCGCCCTGACCGACCGGCTGTGGCTGGTCCTGGCGGTGGCCGCGCTGGCCGGCACGCTGATGGCGACGATCAATCCGATCCTGCTGGCGTCCGTCTACGAGCGGATCCCGGTACGCGTGCAGGGCCGGGTGATGAGCGTGCTGATCGCGTTCTCCTGGGCCGGCATCCCGCTCGGCGGCGTCCTGGGCGGGTGGGCCGCCGACGAGCTGGGCCTGCGTACCGGAGCGCTGCTCGCCGGGATCGGTTACCTGACCGTGACGCTGGCGCCGTTCCTCTTCTCCACCTGGCACGCGCTGGACGAGCACCGGGTCACGGCCGGCAAGACCCTGGCCGTCGTCAAGTGA
- a CDS encoding histidine phosphatase family protein: protein MGVVAELILIRHGQSLANVAFPAADARGLLEAEVSGRDAEVPLTELGVEQARALGVWLATLPAPRRPEVVVTSPYLRARETWRIAAEASGVPWPDPRTDDRLVDRLLGELEMLTRAAVAARFPGEAARLAEAGVWEYRPPGGESFADIRARLASFLADLHREHAGRRVAVVAHDSVVLMTRAVIEDLDWAELAAVEKASGNVRNASVTRFVDDGGGALKLDRYNVIDHLPPA, encoded by the coding sequence TGTCGTCGCGGAACTGATCCTGATCCGGCACGGGCAGAGCCTGGCCAACGTCGCGTTTCCCGCGGCGGATGCGCGGGGCCTGCTGGAGGCGGAGGTGAGCGGCCGGGACGCCGAGGTCCCGCTCACCGAGCTGGGCGTGGAGCAGGCCCGTGCGCTCGGCGTGTGGCTGGCCACGCTGCCGGCGCCGCGACGCCCCGAGGTGGTGGTCACCTCGCCCTACCTGCGGGCGCGGGAGACGTGGCGGATCGCCGCCGAGGCGTCCGGCGTGCCGTGGCCCGACCCGCGTACGGATGATCGTCTCGTCGATCGGCTTCTCGGTGAGCTGGAGATGCTGACCCGGGCCGCCGTGGCGGCCCGGTTCCCGGGTGAGGCGGCCCGCCTCGCCGAGGCCGGCGTGTGGGAGTACCGCCCGCCGGGTGGTGAGTCGTTCGCCGACATCCGGGCGCGGCTGGCGTCCTTCCTCGCCGACCTGCACCGCGAGCACGCCGGCCGGCGGGTGGCGGTGGTCGCGCACGACTCGGTGGTGCTGATGACCCGCGCGGTGATCGAGGATCTGGACTGGGCGGAGCTGGCCGCGGTGGAGAAGGCGTCGGGCAACGTCCGGAACGCATCGGTCACCCGTTTCGTGGACGACGGCGGCGGGGCTCTGAAACTCGACCGCTACAACGTGATCGACCATCTCCCACCGGCCTGA